Proteins encoded in a region of the Raphanus sativus cultivar WK10039 chromosome 8, ASM80110v3, whole genome shotgun sequence genome:
- the LOC130498411 gene encoding protein FIP2-like, with protein sequence MSTPDNESPVATATDPSTAVTVATATTRRVPPPCWTDEETAALVDAYKDKWFALRRGNLRAADWDDVAASLPTLGGPAKTPIQCRHKIEKLRKRYRGEKQRCLNKPPGKFSSSWDLFPVLDAMEFASVASPAAAEPYDHDVDHEEDEGNGVGGFRVRSKRSLMSTPREGFGVRSRVKSQMKMYGGGFDSDHDSGGGFGLKRRYNGHPKVNPGFDADSDDEILLAPKATRLRGSHHGGAGFPLKSYGDRSFASHGFKAKNFSSNYDDEFDDEREGLKPRIHNSRSSSRVNGYSYPRVSNGYGSSSRLKQEPMNEPDPIDEVVSSVKMLTEMFVRVEKSKMEMMREMEKTRMEMELKHCQMMLESQQQIIGAFMEALSEKKSTNTRRTVS encoded by the coding sequence ATGTCAACCCCCGATAACGAATCTCCCGTCGCCACCGCCACCGATCCTTCAACCGCCGTCACCGTCGCGACCGCCACGACCAGGAGAGTCCCTCCTCCGTGCTGGACCGACGAGGAGACCGCCGCGCTCGTCGACGCCTACAAAGACAAGTGGTTCGCCCTCCGCCGCGGGAACCTCCGCGCGGCCGACTGGGACGACGTCGCCGCGTCGCTGCCTACACTCGGAGGTCCGGCGAAAACGCCCATCCAGTGCCGGCACAAGATCGAGAAGCTCCGGAAACGTTACCGCGGCGAGAAGCAGCGGTGTCTCAACAAACCGCCAGGCAAGTTCTCTTCCTCGTGGGACTTGTTCCCTGTTCTGGACGCTATGGAGTTCGCGTCGGTGGCTTCCCCCGCCGCCGCCGAACCGTACGATCACGATGTGGATCACGAGGAGGACGAGGGGAACGGTGTGGGTGGATTTAGGGTTAGATCGAAGAGATCCTTGATGAGTACGCCACGAGAGGGGTTTGGGGTTAGATCTAGGGTTAAGAGTCAGATGAAAATGTACGGTGGTGGTTTCGATTCAGATCATGATTCAGGAGGTGGTTTTGGATTGAAAAGGAGATACAATGGACATCCAAAGGTTAATCCTGGGTTTGATGCTGATTCCGATGATGAGATTTTGTTAGCTCCGAAGGCTACTAGGCTTAGGGGTTCTCATCACGGTGGCGCTGGGTTTCCGTTGAAGTCGTATGGTGATCGGAGTTTCGCTTCTCATGGGTTTAAAGCCAAGAACTTCAGTAGCAATTATGATGACGAGTTTGATGATGAGAGGGAAGGATTGAAACCGAGGATCCACAACTCTAGGAGCTCTTCGCGAGTCAACGGTTATAGCTATCCACGTGTCTCCAACGGATATGGATCGTCTTCTAGGTTGAAGCAGGAGCCGATGAATGAGCCTGACCCGATTGATGAAGTTGTGTCCTCGGTGAAGATGTTGACGGAGATGTTTGTGAGGGTGGAGAAGTCGAAGATGGAGATGATGAGGGAGATGGAGAAGACGAGGATGGAGATGGAGCTGAAGCATTGCCAGATGATGCTCGAGTCGCAGCAGCAGATCATAGGTGCGTTTATGGAAGCGTTGAGTGAGAAAAAGAGCACAAACACAAGGAGGACGGTGTCGTAG
- the LOC108822566 gene encoding homeobox-leucine zipper protein HDG12-like yields the protein MSSGKTEPKTVGSMHHVIIKNNMLILQESCVDSSASLVVYTPVDLPALNMAMSGQDTSYIPILPSGFAVLPDGNRNNQLAEIKAEGRGSGGSLITVGFQIMVSSLQSGKLNMESNETVNNLISSTVHHIKTAMSCPSTA from the exons ATGTCTTCAGGCAAAACAGAGCCGAAAACAGT GGGTTCAATGCATCATGTCATCATCAAAAACAACATGCTGATTCTTCAAGAAAGCTGCGTAGATTCATCAGCCTCGCTTGTGGTCTACACTCCAGTGGATCTACCAGCACTGAACATGGCAATGAGTGGTCAAGATACATCTTACATCCCCATTTTACCCTCTGGTTTTGCTGTTTTACCAGACGGAAACAGGAATAATCAACTTGCAGAAATTAAAGCTGAAGGAAGAGGAAGTGGTGGTTCATTGATAACGGTTGGGTTTCAGATAATGGTGAGTAGTTTGCAGTCAGGGAAATTGAATATGGAGTCAAATGAAACAGTTAATAACCTCATCAGTTCCACTGTCCACCACATTAAAACCGCCATGAGTTGTCCTTCAACTGCGTGA